The genomic segment CTGGTGTCCCTGTCAAGGCCGAGGTCGCGGGTTCGAGCCCCGTCAACCCCGCTCCCAGGAATCAAGGTGGGAAGCCACTTTGACTTTACCGCATCGATCGAAGTCCAAGTCTTGTGGCTGGTTGACTCTCCACGCAAGGCGGACCTTACTCTCCGGGACATAACGAATTGACAACGGGTCCTGGCAGTCGTAAAGTCAGGTTGAATTTGCTCCCCGCTGGATCAGCCGCGAGGCCTCCGGCGGGGTTGTTTCTTGCCTGGGACCCTCGGCTGATGCCTATCGAACCCGCGGTCAAGCGCTGCGTCGCCTTCATCGATGGCAGAACCTCTTCTACGCCGCCAAGGTCGCGTTCGGGCACCGGGAGGCCAACTACGATCCCGATGCGCTCGCACGTGCCGTGTGCGGGGTCCAGGGCTGGTACCTGGCGCAGGTGCGCTTCTACTCCGGCATCCACGATGCGACCGAGAATGCCAGACTCCACCACTACTGGACCGCCAAGCTCGCCGCCATGGGAACCCGCGGCATCTGGACCTTCATTCGCACCCTGCGGTACAAGAACCAGGAGGTGACGCTGCCGACAGGTGCAAAGACGACCGTCCGCGTGGGACGGGAGAAGGGCGTCGACGTGAGGCTCGCGCTCGATATCGTGCGCTTGGCCAGGGAAGGAGCCTTCGACGTCGGGCTGATCTTCAGCCAGGACCAGGATCTGAATGAGGCGGTCAAGGAGGTCCGCGCGGTGGCGCGGAAGGACGACCGCTGGATCAAGCTGGCCTGCGCCTATCCGCACCCGCAAAGCCGGAACAACCGGGGCATCGATCAGACCGACTGGATCAAGCTCGATCGCACGCTCTACGACGCGAACCTCGATGGTGCGTCATACTGGCCGGCGCCCTGAAGCCGGGCACCGGGCAGTCGCTTACAGCCGTCACCGGGCCGACCGGCGGTACAAGCGGCTTGCCAGAGTCTCGGTCGCACAGGCCTGCATCGTCGGCGTGACGTGCGAGTAGGTGTCGAACACGCGCTTGACGGAGGGGTTGCCCAGGCTGGCAGGTCCCGCGTTGTAATCACGCCAATGCCTCTAGCCAGGACGCGATGGTACGCTCGAGCTGATCCGGACTCACGAACCCAAACGGCAGGGACGCCAGGAGCAGGCGCAGGCGTCGCCCCCCGGTAGCCAAGCTGGCCACGGCAATCGCGGGGCGGGCCGCAGGATCGAGCTGGGGATAGGCCAGGATCGAGTCGACGCGCTCCGAATCGCCCAGGGCGGCGTAGGCCAGAGCCTGGTGGAAATCTGAGCGATGCGCGGCCCGAACGTCTTCGCCGACGGCATCCCAGCCGTGGCGGGCTAGCAGCGAAAGATGGGCCTTGTACTTGGCGTCGATCCAGACCATCCGGCCACCGGTTGGGTCCGTCAGCGCCACGTCCGGAGCCAGACTGGACATCGACCGGATGTGCCCGGACCAGGAGATCGCCCGCCGGACACCACCAAACGGGCTGGTCACCAGGCCCATTCGGGTGCCGAGGCGTCGGGCAAATGCAGCTACCCAGGCTTCCCAGACCGCCTCGACCGAGAGGTCCCAGGTCAGGCCATCAAGTGCCCGGGCCCCCCCCAGTCCACGCTCTTCGGCGACCCAGTGGATCGCTTCCAAGCCGCGACTCAGCCATTCGGACCCGACCGATGGCGCGACGTCCGTCGTCGCGGGGCGGCGGGCGGCGCCCGGGCCAGCCTCGACCATCAGTTCCTGCACCCGGTCGAGCAAGAGCCGTGCCGGGATGGACTCGGCCAGCATGGCCAGTGTCTCGCGAAGGCGTCCAAGCGTCCAGCGCACGGATGCCTTGAGCCCCGGGTCGTCGAGCGGATCGGAGAAGGCGCAGGGAAAGGAAGCCCACTGCCCAGTCGGGACATGGTTCGACGCCCAGGTGGACCAGGCGATCGTCCCCCTCGGGGCGGCGCGGACTTCGTGGCAAGGAACGAACCGGCGCTCGAGGTGTCGCAGCAGCGCCGCGATTCGGTTGAGGACCGGTCCGGCGATCACCCAGGGAGGCACTTCACGCGCCGACCCGGGCACAAGCGCCCCGCCGCCGACGCTGGGCTCGACCGCGAAGCCTGTTTCGCCCAGGACACCGCCTAGAGCCGACCAGCTGAACCGCGGCTCTACCAGCAGCCCGGCCACGACCTTCCGTGTCGAGGGCGAGACCAGGGGGACCGCCCCGATCATTGATCCCGGATGCAAGAGCAGGCGCAGATCCGGGTACGTCACCGGTTCGGGTCGGGCGCCAATGCGGCGTATGGCGTCCATGTTGGCCTGGAGGAATGGCTCGATCCAGCGCTCGCCCCTGGCCTCGATGTCCCGTCCGCGGACGATCACGGGCTCGCCATGGTCCTTCGACCGAAACAGCGGCGTCGAGACGGCCGCGGCAGCCATCAGGCGATCGGCTCGCGCCCGTCCCTTCCGGGTTCGCCCTCTGATCATTGGGAGTGGGTCACTCCCGGGGCCAGCCCGGGCTTTCCGGTCAGGCCGAGGAGCCGCGCTTCGACACGATCGGCCAGGTTGGCGACGTGCATGGTCGATCCGCCGCAGAGCCGCTCCTCAAGGTAATCGCGCAGCAAGGGCAGGAGCTCGAATCGCAGGCGATTGGCGACGCGCAGGTCCCTGCCCTCGACCCCGAGCTCGGGCCGCGGATCCAGGAAGTAGGCGTGTCCGGGGATCAGCCGCAAGGTCTCCTCGTCCGCGAAGTTAGCAAAGGTGTGGACGGTGTCCTCGAAGAGGTCGATCGCGAATTCCACCTCCTCCCCTCTGACCGCGTCGAGGTCCGGCCAGAGCGGCAAGAAGGCGAAGCGGCGCCGGATGGCGATGTCGAGGCGGGCGATCGTGCGATCCGCGGTATTGCGGGTGGCTAGCACCAGCAAGTCGGGAGAGAGCTGCAGTTCGGAACCATGGCCGGCGGGGGTATGGGGCAGGCGCACCGTGCGTAGGGGCTCTCCCGGTTCGAAGAGCATCAGCGCCTCACCGAGCACCCGGGCCAGGTCGGCCCGGTTGATCTCGTCGATGAGCAAGACATGCCTGCCTTTGCGTGCCTTCTCGTTGGCGACCAGGAGGTCGCCCGCCCGCACCTCGAACTTGAGGCCGTCCGAAGCGGGCTGAGGGTAGAGACCGACGACGAAGTCCTCGTACGTACGTGCGGGATGGAACTGGACGGTCGTGGCTGACCCGATCCGATCGCAGATCTGCTTGGCCATCCGGGTCTTGCCCGTGCCGGGCGGCCCTTCGAGCACCAGCAGCCGACGCTCGCAGAGGAGGTCGAACGCCTGGTCGGCAGACACCTTCGGAAACACCGCGTTCGCGATGTCTCCGAGACGCTCCTGCCACCGGTCTTTCGAGCTACCGGTCAACGGCGTGCCGTGCTCGTAGAAGAACAGGTCGAGCAGGTCCTCGACTGCCTGATCGTCCGACCCCCCGTCCACGACAGCAGCCGCATAGATGACGTGGCCATAGGACTTGAGCGCCGACCCGATCTCGGGCCACTTCTCTACCACGGTTTCAGGAACCCGCATCCCTAGGTCGAGGGCATCCGGCTTGACCCAGATCCGTCCGCCGTGGATCCTCGAGAGGGCGCGGAGCCGCCGAGCGTGGCCCGGACGGCCCAGGATCTGGGCATCGGCGCCAAAGCCGTCGGTGCCGACTACCAGAACCGCGACGCTGCCCCCTTCTCCAGGAAACCAGACGAAGGAAGTGCCCTGGTAGGGCCCGGAAGTCGTATTCTCGGCCGTGATCCAGCCGGCGTACGACGCCGCGTCATCCTTCCTTTGCAGATTGACCCGCGTCTGGTACCGATTCCGGTGATGCGCCCCCGAGTGGTAGCGTTCGGCATACACGCCGTCGAGGAGATCGCGCACCCGGTCTGTGTCCCCGATGGCGTCCCAGCTTCGGCCTGCCTTCATTCCCGACAGCAGCTCGCGGAACCCTGCCATGATTTCGATATCTATCCTCCCAGACGGCTTTGCCGGTGATGATTCTATCCTGCGCACGGTCCTGGATATCCTGGAGGGGCACATGGCGGTATTCGATGCGGACTTCGAGAGCTTGGTGGTACGCGACTGGCCTGAAGTCGACTCGATTGGAGGCGGACCGGCAGAGGTTCTCGGCGCGGTCGTGTTATTGCGCCTGGCAGACGGGAGGATCGTGCTCCAGAACTTGGATCTCGACGATCCTGAGCCCTACGACCTCGGTACCAGGTGCGCGGCTGCGGCATATCTTCAAGCAGGCCGCTGGTTCGACAGGAAAGCCGAGGCCTTGAGAGGCTAGCTTACGCCCATTCGGCTTTGGTTTGCGGCCGACGGTGCCGGAGTCCACGGTCGGTAAGTTCGTTATCTCGGTCGCAACCCTTGAAACGACCCGCAACCATCGGCCACGTGGAGGCAGATATCCGGGTTAACCTCGCAGGCGATCCGGCCGGCCGGCTGCCACGCTCGTGGGATGACCGGCCACATGTTGCCTCGTCGTCCCCTGGGCGCCACGGGCCTGGAGGTGTCGCCGCTGGGCCTGGCGGCGCTTTCGGTGCCGGCCTGGCGACCGGCG from the Candidatus Tanganyikabacteria bacterium genome contains:
- a CDS encoding AAA family ATPase, with protein sequence MAGFRELLSGMKAGRSWDAIGDTDRVRDLLDGVYAERYHSGAHHRNRYQTRVNLQRKDDAASYAGWITAENTTSGPYQGTSFVWFPGEGGSVAVLVVGTDGFGADAQILGRPGHARRLRALSRIHGGRIWVKPDALDLGMRVPETVVEKWPEIGSALKSYGHVIYAAAVVDGGSDDQAVEDLLDLFFYEHGTPLTGSSKDRWQERLGDIANAVFPKVSADQAFDLLCERRLLVLEGPPGTGKTRMAKQICDRIGSATTVQFHPARTYEDFVVGLYPQPASDGLKFEVRAGDLLVANEKARKGRHVLLIDEINRADLARVLGEALMLFEPGEPLRTVRLPHTPAGHGSELQLSPDLLVLATRNTADRTIARLDIAIRRRFAFLPLWPDLDAVRGEEVEFAIDLFEDTVHTFANFADEETLRLIPGHAYFLDPRPELGVEGRDLRVANRLRFELLPLLRDYLEERLCGGSTMHVANLADRVEARLLGLTGKPGLAPGVTHSQ